A part of Bremerella cremea genomic DNA contains:
- a CDS encoding RHS repeat-associated core domain-containing protein, giving the protein MFSGTYDTLGRRTGLAAEIDGTDDLINNYAYDYLNRMTQVTQGSQAGGNVVAEKRASFSYDAEDKGQFTSISRYADLAGTELVATSTYGYDAADRITSLTHADSSSSTLAGYTWGYDEGNRLTDFTVAGYSAEDATYTYDDTDQLTGADRSGTTSDESYTYDENGNRTGGSYSTGDNNQILSDGTYNYTYDDEGNLVQRTSIADSSYTVYEYDYRNRLVSVTDFNASEVKQQKVAYAYDIFNRLIGRELDSNGDGTVDQSGTFIYDGNQIILQLDDNGDVDHRLLWGANVDQLLADENASGDVYWALTDHLNTIRDWAEYDDLTDTIGVANHIAYDAFGNVQSESNASLDTANFGFTARYFDEATGLQYNTHRWYNAQLGRWMSQDPIGFEAGDENLYRYVGNGPTSKIDPNGLAPLDYRQLTKSRQNDVEMAKWAEEIAAEMEAANWKPNNPGDPGAYGKEFESRLFAKANGQTSKSGGKYYTDVVVKNGKVESIGTGAGSAKSTQLDIIVYDGELAPGDKFDKSKVHSVYDAKVGQVKQTGNAQLIRQKKVTGKKPAIIKPSKGYTAAKGWHKVDDIATKLKKLGITAGAVGGVITVMTTVATAEDQERMRNLIVEREKAGNDPTKIQVWIHLDLRPWLEDLTGNGAVARGVALTVQKQILDEISDPDPCPE; this is encoded by the coding sequence TTGTTTTCAGGCACGTACGATACCCTCGGCCGCCGCACCGGCCTGGCCGCGGAGATCGACGGCACGGACGATCTCATCAATAACTACGCCTACGACTATCTCAATCGCATGACCCAGGTCACCCAAGGTTCGCAAGCAGGCGGCAACGTGGTCGCCGAGAAACGGGCCAGCTTCAGCTACGACGCGGAAGACAAGGGCCAGTTTACCTCCATCAGCCGCTACGCCGACCTGGCCGGGACCGAACTGGTCGCCACCAGCACCTACGGCTACGACGCGGCCGATCGGATCACCAGCCTGACCCATGCCGATTCCAGCAGCAGCACGCTGGCCGGTTACACCTGGGGCTACGACGAGGGGAACCGCCTGACCGATTTCACGGTTGCCGGTTACTCTGCCGAAGACGCCACCTACACCTACGACGACACCGACCAGCTAACCGGCGCCGATCGCAGCGGTACCACCTCCGACGAGTCGTATACCTACGACGAAAACGGCAACCGCACCGGCGGCAGTTACTCAACCGGCGACAACAACCAAATCCTCTCCGACGGCACGTACAACTACACCTACGACGACGAAGGAAACCTGGTCCAGCGGACCAGCATCGCCGATAGCAGCTATACGGTTTACGAGTACGATTATCGCAACCGCCTGGTCAGCGTGACCGATTTCAATGCTTCCGAAGTCAAGCAGCAGAAGGTGGCTTATGCCTACGATATCTTCAACCGGCTGATCGGGCGGGAACTTGATAGCAACGGGGATGGAACCGTCGACCAGTCGGGCACGTTTATCTACGACGGCAACCAGATCATTCTTCAGCTCGACGACAACGGCGACGTCGACCATCGGCTGCTGTGGGGGGCGAACGTCGATCAGCTTCTGGCCGACGAGAACGCCTCGGGCGATGTCTATTGGGCCCTGACCGATCACCTGAACACGATCCGCGATTGGGCCGAGTACGACGACCTGACCGACACGATCGGCGTCGCCAACCACATCGCCTACGACGCCTTCGGCAACGTGCAAAGCGAATCCAACGCCTCGCTCGATACGGCCAACTTCGGCTTCACCGCCCGCTACTTCGACGAAGCGACCGGCCTGCAATACAACACCCACCGCTGGTACAACGCCCAGCTAGGCAGGTGGATGAGCCAGGACCCGATTGGGTTCGAGGCGGGGGATGAGAATCTATATCGGTATGTGGGGAATGGGCCCACGAGCAAGATAGACCCGAATGGACTTGCTCCACTTGACTATCGTCAGCTGACTAAGTCTAGGCAAAATGATGTAGAGATGGCCAAGTGGGCGGAAGAAATTGCTGCGGAAATGGAAGCAGCGAATTGGAAGCCTAACAATCCAGGCGATCCAGGTGCATACGGTAAAGAGTTTGAAAGCAGGCTTTTTGCAAAAGCAAACGGACAGACAAGCAAGAGTGGCGGAAAATACTATACGGACGTGGTTGTGAAGAATGGAAAAGTTGAGAGCATTGGAACAGGTGCTGGTTCAGCGAAAAGCACTCAGCTAGACATTATTGTCTATGATGGCGAATTGGCACCTGGTGACAAATTCGATAAATCAAAAGTTCATAGCGTCTATGATGCAAAAGTCGGCCAAGTGAAACAAACTGGCAACGCGCAACTTATTCGTCAGAAAAAAGTCACTGGAAAGAAACCTGCAATTATTAAGCCATCCAAGGGCTACACTGCGGCCAAGGGATGGCACAAAGTTGACGATATTGCCACAAAACTTAAGAAGCTCGGAATCACCGCTGGAGCAGTTGGTGGCGTGATAACGGTTATGACAACAGTAGCCACAGCAGAGGACCAGGAAAGAATGAGAAACTTGATCGTCGAACGAGAAAAAGCTGGCAATGATCCGACAAAAATTCAGGTTTGGATTCATCTTGATCTTCGCCCCTGGCTCGAAGACTTAACTGGCAATGGTGCTGTCGCTCGAGGTGTGGCGCTTACGGTGCAGAAACAGATCTTAGATGAAATCAGTGATCCCGATCCCTGTCCTGAGTAG
- a CDS encoding ISAs1 family transposase — translation MKMELGSDDVVSILDYFADLEDPRSSINRKHLLGDLIVICIMAVIAGADGPRSIGMWAASNVEWLKRYLALPGGAPSHDTIGRLLATLKPNYFQQCFQKWIESLREDASVEEDCPGIIAIDGKTVRRSHDSKKGLGAMHLVSAWAVRGGISVGQLATEEKSNEITAIPELLEQINVQKSIVTIDAAGCQKEIAASIMDGGGDYVLALKGNQGTLHAYVRDYIVQHMENDFADVTARKFEENLKGHGRTETLVYYQLSLPKDLPGKAKWKGLRTIGVAIRMSEEKGKHTSDVRYYISSLRLGVKQFAEAVRKHWSIENTLHWCLDMTFREDDSRVRNRLATDNLAWLKRFAITLLKQQPSKESIAMRRRMAGWNADFLAEIIGV, via the coding sequence ATGAAGATGGAGCTTGGATCGGATGATGTGGTTTCGATTCTCGATTACTTTGCTGATCTCGAAGACCCGCGTAGTTCGATCAATCGCAAGCATTTGCTGGGGGACTTGATTGTCATCTGCATCATGGCGGTCATTGCCGGGGCGGACGGGCCGCGATCGATTGGCATGTGGGCAGCGTCGAACGTGGAATGGCTCAAGCGGTACCTGGCCTTGCCTGGCGGTGCTCCATCGCACGACACGATCGGCCGGTTGCTGGCGACGTTAAAACCAAATTATTTCCAACAATGTTTTCAGAAGTGGATTGAGAGTTTGCGAGAAGATGCGTCCGTCGAAGAAGATTGTCCTGGGATCATCGCCATCGACGGCAAAACGGTGCGGCGTTCGCATGATTCCAAGAAAGGACTCGGGGCGATGCACTTGGTGAGTGCCTGGGCGGTACGGGGCGGGATCAGCGTGGGACAGTTGGCGACCGAAGAGAAGTCGAACGAAATCACGGCAATTCCCGAGCTTTTAGAGCAAATCAACGTACAAAAGTCGATCGTCACGATCGACGCGGCAGGCTGCCAGAAGGAGATTGCCGCGTCGATTATGGACGGCGGCGGAGACTACGTGCTGGCCCTGAAAGGGAACCAAGGCACGCTGCACGCGTATGTTCGCGACTATATCGTGCAGCACATGGAAAACGATTTCGCCGACGTCACGGCGCGCAAGTTCGAGGAGAATTTAAAGGGACACGGGCGTACCGAAACGCTCGTCTATTATCAGCTGAGCCTGCCCAAAGACCTGCCAGGCAAGGCGAAGTGGAAGGGCCTGCGAACGATCGGCGTGGCGATTCGGATGAGTGAAGAGAAGGGTAAGCACACCAGCGATGTCCGCTACTACATCAGTTCGCTGCGGCTGGGGGTGAAGCAGTTTGCGGAAGCGGTTCGCAAACATTGGTCCATTGAAAACACCTTGCACTGGTGCCTCGACATGACCTTCCGCGAAGACGACAGCCGCGTGCGAAATCGCCTGGCGACGGATAACCTGGCCTGGCTAAAACGCTTCGCCATCACCCTACTCAAACAGCAACCGAGCAAGGAAAGCATCGCCATGCGCCGCCGCATGGCCGGCTGGAACGCGGACTTCCTGGCCGAAATCATTGGTGTGTAA
- a CDS encoding transposase has product MDEQAKKKRPTCSDEFKEYAVRLVVVEGYSFKKACQTVDVCEAALRS; this is encoded by the coding sequence GTGGACGAACAAGCGAAAAAGAAGCGGCCGACGTGCAGCGATGAGTTCAAAGAGTACGCCGTGCGATTGGTGGTTGTAGAGGGGTACTCGTTTAAGAAAGCCTGTCAGACGGTCGACGTTTGCGAGGCCGCGCTGCGAAGCTGA
- a CDS encoding DUF6933 domain-containing protein — MIVRLTQKLGKKLHLSPTKSYPADANPLADWTAHLFTAGRTQYILVTNTPTLYSAVLYGRGISNDARFLDAIFGAIREVMEADDLSLAYQKLVAPAAATVSFSKTFSRSVTGSMNDHIMCGKVYLTESGLSLQETSYRLNCTPLSAIEYSNPRQACQAISAELLAESS, encoded by the coding sequence ATGATTGTTCGTTTGACCCAGAAGCTGGGCAAGAAGCTTCACCTTTCGCCGACGAAGTCGTATCCTGCGGACGCGAATCCTTTGGCGGATTGGACGGCGCATCTTTTCACCGCCGGGCGAACGCAGTACATCTTGGTGACTAACACGCCGACGCTGTACTCGGCGGTCCTTTATGGCCGGGGAATTTCCAATGACGCCCGGTTTTTAGATGCGATTTTCGGCGCGATTCGCGAGGTGATGGAAGCAGACGACTTGAGCCTGGCCTATCAGAAACTGGTTGCCCCGGCGGCCGCAACGGTCTCTTTCTCGAAGACGTTCAGCCGTTCCGTGACAGGCTCGATGAATGACCATATTATGTGTGGCAAAGTCTATTTGACGGAAAGCGGTCTCTCGCTGCAGGAAACATCCTACCGCCTCAATTGCACACCCCTGTCGGCCATCGAATACTCAAACCCCAGGCAAGCCTGCCAGGCAATCTCTGCGGAATTGCTGGCGGAGTCGTCGTAG